TTTTTTTTGGCGAGTTTATTGCTCGCTCCTGCCTTTTTCAGCCGATTAACACCGCCGCAGTTAAGTGTGAAAGGGTCTCCATCATTCATGGCTGAGAGTCTATGGGAGAAGGAATTCTCCGGCCAGATTGAGGAGCAGGCGATGATTGTATTTCACTCCGACCGCTATCGGGCAGATGCCATTGAATATAAGCAAGCGGTTGAGGGGGTGCTTGAAGAGGTCGAAAGGATTGACGGAATATATAAGGTTATCTCTCCCTATGAGGATGGGCTTACAGTTACTGGGGCTCCTTATTCAGCGGATGGGCATACAAGTTTTGCCCTTCTCTTAATGGAGGATGAAGGTAAAGAGGCAATAAGAATTGATGGGGAAATCAGGGGGATTATTGAAGGGAATAAGCCTATAGAGATGTATTTGACAGGCAGGACAGCGACTATTAATGATTTAACTGCGATGGTCAGAAAGGATTTAACGGTGGCGGAGAGAACAGCATTGCCGGTCGTCATGGTCATCTTGCTGTTCGTCTTTGGCTCTGCTGTCGCGGCAGTTATCCCTATCTTGCTTGGGCTTGCCGGCGTTTTTATCACCTTTGGTTTATTGGCCATCCTTGGGTTTGAAAACATTGATATCTTTGTACCGAGCGTTGTCAGCATGATAGGACTGGGGCTGGGAATCGATTACTCCTTATTTATACTGATGAGATACAAGGAGGAATGCGAAAAGGCTGATCGGACCGAGGCGTTAGTTAAGGCGATGACCACGAGCGGGAAATCTGTCATAATGTCTGGACTTACAGTGATGGCCTCCTTGGTCGGCTTGCTTGTAATCAAGGCAAGTCTTTTCGTGAATATTGCCCTCGGGACATTTATAAGCATTGGTGTGCTGCTTTCGCTATCGGTGACCTTCCTGCCGGCTCTTTTGCATGTGCTCGGAGACCGGATTGATTATCTATCCTTCCGGAAAAAGGCTAGCGGTAACCATCAGCCTAAGGAAAAGCTATACAGATGGACGAAGCATATTTTGGACAGGCCAGGCTTTTTTTTATGGTGTTGCTTGCTGCTGCTAATTCTCATGATATTTCCTGCGTTTAGTCTGCAGCTAAAGACAGATATCAGTGATAAAGCGTTAGAAGGGTATTCGTCGGGAAAGGCCAATGACTTGCTTGCAAGACATATTTCTCCAGGTATATATGCTCCGGTTTATTTGATTTACAAGTCAGATGATGGTTCATTAACGGATAAAGATTTGCAAAGAATGGCTCAAATCACTGATGATTTGAGAGAAGATGCAAGTGTAGCAAATGTCGTCTCTGTCACGGATGTTCTTTCCGATTTACTGGGAGATTTGAGTGTGGACGGGCTAGAGGAACTTGCTGCAATTGACGACACTCAAATGGGATTATCGATGCTAGTGAACAAGGAATTGAGCATGGCTCCAATCATGATTTTGTTAAAGGATGCTCCTGATGAGATGCGATCCATTCAGTTTATAGAAGCACTGCGGAATCGATATGGCGATGAAATGGTATGGAACAAAGTGTATATTGGCGGAATGGCCGCCATGATAGCTGACCTTCATCAAGAAACCATTGATAAAACTCCTGTTGCTGCAAGTGTCATCCTAGTTATTTCCTTTATCTTGCTCATGCTCACATTTAAGAGTGTGTTTATACCGCTCAAGGCAATTGTTTTAAATCTATTGTGCATCCTTGCCTCTATTGGGACAGCGGTTCTTATCTTTCAATACGGCTGGGGTGAGCATTTGTTTTCGTTTGAATCTACCGGATATGTACAGTCCTATTTGCCTGTCCTGTCATTTGCCATTTTGTTTGGATTATCAATGGATTATGAGGTATTCCTTGTGAGCAGGATACGGGAAGAGAGGGAGAAGGGCATGCAGGATGAGGAGGCGATCGCGAGAGGGATTGAATACACTGGGCCATTCATCACACAAGCGGCGCTTATTATGATGGTTGTGTTTATTGCCTTCTTGTTTACTCATATGCTTGAAGTTAAGCAGCTTGGCTTTATGCTATCTGTTGCTGTTCTTCTAGATGCGACAGTCATAAGACTTATACTCGTGCCTATCATGCTGAGATTAATGGGGAAATGGAATTGGTGGATTCCGAAGAAATCTGCTTAACAGGCAGAGCTAAAATTTTTCTTTCCATCTGGGGAAAGGAATAGTACACTGTAAGAAGAAAAACACCCGTGACCTTATTGGGTGTTTTTTGTTTTCCGTTTTTATGTGTATTCATGATAAAAATATAGTATATTTAACTTTCAGCAGAATATGAAATTTCCCTATGTCTAGGACGGAATTACATAGGAGACTGTCACTTAGGACAGCCCGTTGCCAATGTGTGATTAATGAAAGCCAGTTATGTCATAATAAGAAATTTAGGTGGATAAAGTGAAAGAAAAACTGTATCAATCATTGATTGAATTGACAAACGGCAGATGGTCTTCTTCTTTGTTAAGAAGATTTGCCTTATCACCTGCCAGCAAGAGGATTGTGCCTTCTTTTGCGAAACAGTATAAAATAAACGTAGAAGAAATGGACAAGCCGCTTGAGGCATATGAAAGCCTCCATGATTTCTTCACGAGAAATCTTAAGAGCGGGGCACGGCGGTTTGACGGAGAAATAGACATGATAGCAAGTCCTGTAGATGCAGTACTAGAGGATATGGGCTCCATTCAAGAAGATGCGACTTTTCAGGTGAAAGGGAAAGTCTATTCAATTGAAGAGATGCTCGGCGGTAAAAAAGAAGCCGAAAGATACCTTGGCGGTCAATATATGGTACTTTACTTAAGCCCGAGTCATTATCATCGTATCCATTCCCCGGTGGACGGGACAGTCATCCGCAAGCAGACACTCGGAAGCAAATCTTATCCGGTTAACCGATGGGGGATGACATTGGGTAAATCTCCGCTTTCAAAGAATTACCGGGAGATCACAGAGATTGAATATGAGGGCGGAAGGCTCGCATTGATAAAAGTCGGTGCCATGTTCGTTAACACGATAGAAAGGACTCACACAGGGGATACTCTACATAAAGGAGAAGAAATCGGCTATTTCTCCTTTGGCTCCACCGTTGTGCTCTTGTTTGAGAAGGGGCGGTTTGCGGCTGCTCAAGTTAAGACTCCCGTACCTGTTTGGGCAGGAGAAATATTAGGAACCTATCGGTAAGAGCCAATAAAAGGGCTTCTATTATAAATAGCAGAAGCTAGGAAGCAAAAAGCCCTGTCAACCAGGGCTTTTTCATGGAATCTCTCTATAGCCTCGTTCGTAGGGAGCGCCGGTCAATTTCTCGTTCGATAAGGCGGATGAAATCTTTGCTAAGGCCTAGGTCTCTTGCTTTGTAATAGGATTCGATTAAAAGGGCATCAGAAAGTTTTTGCATTATGCGCACCTCCGATTTAATGTTCTAACAGGGGTCCCGCTTTCATATAATGGTATGTTTGAATGAATGTACCCTTAATTTAACAAATTAAAAGCGGCAGAACAACCGTTCTCTTATCCACAAGTTAAAGTGTATAACTTGTGGGTAAAATGTGAGTATTCATATAATTTTTCTATAAAGTCCATGAATGCCACGTCTGAACAAGTGTGCACGCTGTGAATAAACTTATCCACATGTCAGAGAAAAGCTGAGGGGTGTCGAAACATTTTCTCTTTCGACAATATATTTGACATGAAAAGTCAAGAAGCTTATGACAGAACCGGGTTTATCCGTTATGATGAATAACAGTGATTAATGAATGATAGAGGTGTTTATTGTGTTGAAAGCATTTTTGCCTGCTCAGCATGTGAAGAGCATTTATGAAATTAAACCTAGTGATTTGAAGGAAAAGGGCATTAAAGGGATTATAACAGATCTAGATAATACGCTGGTGGAATGGGATAGACCGCTTGCGACCCCTGAACTGATTACCTGGTTTGAAGAAATGAAGCGCCATGAAATTAAAGTGACCATTGTTTCAAATAATAAAGAGATGCGAGTAAAATCCTTTGCCGACCCGCTTAATATTCCGTTCATCTTTCGTGCGAGAAAGCCGATGACAAAGGCATTTAAGCATGCGGTGGAGCTTATGGGCATTCAAAAGGAGGAAGCAGTGGTTATCGGTGACCAGCTATTAACGGACGTCTTTGGAGGCAACAGAAGCGGATTCCATACAATCTTGGTTGTGCCGGTTGCTCAGACAGATGGCTGGGCA
This DNA window, taken from Pradoshia eiseniae, encodes the following:
- a CDS encoding YqeG family HAD IIIA-type phosphatase gives rise to the protein MLKAFLPAQHVKSIYEIKPSDLKEKGIKGIITDLDNTLVEWDRPLATPELITWFEEMKRHEIKVTIVSNNKEMRVKSFADPLNIPFIFRARKPMTKAFKHAVELMGIQKEEAVVIGDQLLTDVFGGNRSGFHTILVVPVAQTDGWATKLNRKVERRILAWFRRNGKLTWED
- the sda gene encoding sporulation histidine kinase inhibitor Sda; translation: MQKLSDALLIESYYKARDLGLSKDFIRLIEREIDRRSLRTRL
- a CDS encoding MMPL family transporter: MYKKESLYGRFSRKVINQSKTILVLWVFFFLASLLLAPAFFSRLTPPQLSVKGSPSFMAESLWEKEFSGQIEEQAMIVFHSDRYRADAIEYKQAVEGVLEEVERIDGIYKVISPYEDGLTVTGAPYSADGHTSFALLLMEDEGKEAIRIDGEIRGIIEGNKPIEMYLTGRTATINDLTAMVRKDLTVAERTALPVVMVILLFVFGSAVAAVIPILLGLAGVFITFGLLAILGFENIDIFVPSVVSMIGLGLGIDYSLFILMRYKEECEKADRTEALVKAMTTSGKSVIMSGLTVMASLVGLLVIKASLFVNIALGTFISIGVLLSLSVTFLPALLHVLGDRIDYLSFRKKASGNHQPKEKLYRWTKHILDRPGFFLWCCLLLLILMIFPAFSLQLKTDISDKALEGYSSGKANDLLARHISPGIYAPVYLIYKSDDGSLTDKDLQRMAQITDDLREDASVANVVSVTDVLSDLLGDLSVDGLEELAAIDDTQMGLSMLVNKELSMAPIMILLKDAPDEMRSIQFIEALRNRYGDEMVWNKVYIGGMAAMIADLHQETIDKTPVAASVILVISFILLMLTFKSVFIPLKAIVLNLLCILASIGTAVLIFQYGWGEHLFSFESTGYVQSYLPVLSFAILFGLSMDYEVFLVSRIREEREKGMQDEEAIARGIEYTGPFITQAALIMMVVFIAFLFTHMLEVKQLGFMLSVAVLLDATVIRLILVPIMLRLMGKWNWWIPKKSA
- a CDS encoding phosphatidylserine decarboxylase is translated as MKEKLYQSLIELTNGRWSSSLLRRFALSPASKRIVPSFAKQYKINVEEMDKPLEAYESLHDFFTRNLKSGARRFDGEIDMIASPVDAVLEDMGSIQEDATFQVKGKVYSIEEMLGGKKEAERYLGGQYMVLYLSPSHYHRIHSPVDGTVIRKQTLGSKSYPVNRWGMTLGKSPLSKNYREITEIEYEGGRLALIKVGAMFVNTIERTHTGDTLHKGEEIGYFSFGSTVVLLFEKGRFAAAQVKTPVPVWAGEILGTYR